One part of the Azospirillum sp. B510 genome encodes these proteins:
- a CDS encoding isochorismatase family protein: MTDPLISSPAIAPPIPPDVALETVAAALPVRRTSVALAGKRVGKLDVDPVNGFAAIGGGNLAPPVANAQVTRMIAEIDRSDRLFLSAGYPIAVFLDTHEPGKPEHPYPPHCEAGTGEEELVAELSWLDGAPGVTLMRKDCINGVVGTTDLATGRNRLFDWIAANGIETLVVDGICTDICVLQAVQALLSARNHGMTGPLREIVVHEPGCATYDLPLATARNLGLPDTAAHPQMVAHHIGLYLMQASGAVIADALVL, from the coding sequence ATGACCGATCCCCTTATCAGCAGCCCGGCCATCGCCCCGCCCATTCCCCCTGATGTCGCGCTGGAGACCGTCGCCGCCGCCCTGCCGGTGCGCAGGACCAGCGTCGCGCTGGCCGGCAAGCGGGTCGGCAAGCTCGATGTCGATCCGGTGAACGGGTTCGCCGCCATCGGCGGCGGCAATCTGGCGCCGCCGGTCGCCAACGCCCAGGTCACGCGCATGATCGCCGAGATCGACCGCAGCGACCGGCTGTTCCTCTCGGCGGGATATCCCATCGCGGTGTTCCTCGACACCCATGAGCCGGGCAAGCCCGAACACCCCTACCCGCCCCATTGCGAGGCCGGCACCGGCGAGGAGGAGCTGGTCGCGGAGCTGTCCTGGCTGGACGGCGCCCCCGGCGTCACGCTGATGCGCAAGGACTGCATCAACGGCGTGGTCGGCACCACCGACCTCGCCACCGGCCGCAACCGGCTGTTCGACTGGATCGCCGCCAATGGCATCGAGACGCTGGTGGTGGACGGCATCTGCACCGACATTTGCGTCCTCCAGGCGGTGCAGGCCCTGCTGTCGGCGCGCAACCACGGCATGACCGGCCCGCTGCGCGAGATCGTGGTGCATGAGCCCGGCTGCGCCACCTACGACCTGCCGCTCGCCACCGCCCGCAACCTCGGCCTGCCGGACACCGCGGCCCATCCGCAGATGGTGGCCCACCATATCGGGCTGTACCTGATGCAGGCGAGCGGCGCCGTCATCGCCGACGCGCTTGTCCTTTAG
- a CDS encoding glutathionylspermidine synthase family protein → MERIRTAPRPHWQARLEEIGFPFHTELDGTAYWDESAHWRFPLAEVETLEAAAEEVYRLCEEAVGHVVTRGLYEAVGLPRWAAPAIEASWAEREGRDMALYARFDFAWDGMGGPPKALELNAETPTSLYETAVAQWCWLQDTNPDADQFNSLEEALVERWQARMRAFPALASQAEAVHFACLMPHPEDEATIAYLQTLALRAGMTTKALPIQAIRYDDASGRFLDDAGLPIRHLMKLYPWDWMIRETTGRELVAAAAEGRIRMIEPAWKMVMASKGLFALLWALNPGHPNLLPTALDRNGFAAGGRVVAKPLLGREGRNVSIATLDAAGFPVGPPIAQTEGPYVDDGWVYQAFTPLAEADGNHAVFGVWMAGGKACGLGIREDRALITGDTSRFVPHLIAVG, encoded by the coding sequence ATGGAGCGCATCCGGACGGCCCCCCGCCCGCACTGGCAGGCCAGGCTCGAGGAGATCGGTTTCCCCTTCCATACCGAGCTCGACGGCACCGCCTATTGGGACGAAAGCGCCCATTGGCGCTTCCCGCTCGCCGAGGTCGAGACGCTGGAGGCGGCGGCCGAGGAGGTCTATCGCCTGTGCGAGGAGGCGGTCGGCCATGTCGTGACGCGGGGATTGTACGAGGCGGTCGGCCTTCCGCGCTGGGCGGCCCCGGCCATCGAGGCGAGCTGGGCGGAACGTGAGGGGCGGGACATGGCCCTTTACGCCCGCTTCGACTTCGCCTGGGACGGTATGGGCGGGCCGCCGAAGGCGCTGGAGCTGAACGCCGAGACCCCGACCTCGCTCTATGAGACCGCCGTCGCCCAATGGTGCTGGCTTCAGGATACCAATCCCGACGCCGACCAGTTCAACAGCCTGGAGGAGGCCCTGGTCGAACGCTGGCAGGCGCGGATGCGGGCCTTTCCCGCCCTGGCGTCGCAGGCGGAGGCGGTGCATTTCGCCTGCCTGATGCCGCATCCGGAGGATGAGGCGACCATCGCCTATCTCCAGACCCTGGCCTTGCGCGCCGGCATGACCACCAAGGCGCTGCCGATCCAGGCGATCCGCTACGACGACGCCTCCGGGCGTTTCCTGGACGATGCCGGTTTGCCGATCCGGCATCTGATGAAGCTGTATCCCTGGGACTGGATGATCCGGGAGACGACCGGCCGCGAGCTGGTGGCCGCCGCCGCCGAAGGGCGGATCCGGATGATCGAGCCGGCCTGGAAGATGGTGATGGCGTCGAAGGGGCTGTTCGCCCTGCTGTGGGCGCTGAACCCCGGCCATCCGAACCTGTTGCCGACGGCGCTCGACCGCAACGGCTTCGCCGCCGGCGGCAGGGTGGTGGCGAAGCCGCTGCTCGGCCGCGAGGGCCGCAACGTCAGCATCGCCACCCTCGACGCCGCCGGTTTCCCGGTCGGCCCGCCGATCGCCCAGACCGAGGGCCCCTATGTCGATGACGGCTGGGTGTACCAAGCCTTCACGCCGCTGGCGGAGGCCGACGGCAACCATGCCGTCTTCGGCGTCTGGATGGCCGGCGGCAAGGCCTGCGGCCTCGGCATCCGCGAGGACCGCGCGCTGATCACCGGCGACACCAGCCGTTTCGTCCCGCATCTGATCGCGGTGGGCTGA
- a CDS encoding DUF1190 domain-containing protein: MKRSRTVAALLMGGISPVLFACGEDGTEEATVYPSVEACTAEKPASDCAEAFADAREAHWAGAPRFASREACEAEMGDGACTPANGAADEGGESDTGSVFVPALVGFMIGRGLTGGYAQPVYFDRQGYARSGNSRISETPLPPRRRDETRQGGGGVAVSSGSYYRPGSGDAGKSFTVTTSGRSAGFGSTGSSRGFSGS, from the coding sequence ATGAAGCGCTCGCGCACCGTGGCGGCCCTGCTGATGGGCGGCATCAGCCCGGTCCTGTTCGCCTGCGGCGAGGACGGTACCGAGGAGGCGACCGTTTATCCCTCCGTCGAAGCCTGCACCGCCGAGAAGCCGGCGAGCGACTGCGCCGAGGCCTTCGCCGACGCGCGCGAAGCGCATTGGGCGGGCGCTCCCCGTTTCGCCAGCCGGGAGGCCTGCGAAGCGGAGATGGGCGACGGCGCCTGCACTCCAGCGAACGGGGCGGCGGATGAGGGCGGGGAAAGCGATACGGGGAGCGTCTTCGTTCCGGCGCTGGTCGGCTTCATGATCGGCCGCGGCCTGACGGGCGGTTACGCCCAGCCGGTCTATTTCGACCGCCAGGGCTATGCCCGCAGCGGCAACAGCCGGATCTCCGAGACGCCGCTTCCGCCGCGGCGCCGCGACGAGACCCGTCAGGGTGGCGGCGGCGTGGCCGTCAGCTCCGGCTCCTATTACCGGCCGGGCTCGGGCGATGCGGGGAAATCCTTCACCGTCACCACGAGCGGGCGCAGCGCCGGCTTCGGCTCGACCGGCTCGTCGCGCGGCTTCTCGGGGAGCTGA
- a CDS encoding DUF350 domain-containing protein — MASVLHSLATLPSYLLFAAVMLGFLLLFILVYTAVTPYRDLALVRRGNATAALTLGGAMIGFALPLTSVASHTTSIVDLAVWGVIALVSQLLVYAIGSRLLLPDFRAGVEADRTAYGILLGSLSIAVGLLNYGSLTY; from the coding sequence ATGGCGTCGGTTCTCCATTCCCTGGCAACCCTTCCCTCCTACCTGCTTTTCGCGGCGGTGATGCTGGGATTCCTGCTGTTGTTCATCCTGGTCTACACCGCCGTCACCCCCTATCGCGACCTGGCCCTGGTCCGTCGGGGGAACGCGACCGCGGCGCTCACCCTGGGCGGCGCCATGATCGGCTTCGCCCTGCCCTTGACGAGCGTCGCCTCCCACACCACCAGCATCGTCGATCTGGCGGTGTGGGGGGTGATCGCGCTGGTGTCGCAGCTTCTGGTCTACGCCATCGGCTCCCGCCTGCTGCTGCCGGACTTCCGTGCCGGCGTCGAAGCCGACCGCACCGCCTACGGCATCCTGCTCGGCAGCCTGTCGATCGCCGTCGGGCTGCTGAATTACGGCTCGCTGACCTATTGA
- a CDS encoding TetR/AcrR family transcriptional regulator produces the protein MSIDVRQKVRDAAIAQFAQKGVKATTVRDIARAAGVSEGALYRHWPSKDELAGDLFATEYTAMSQSLRDAAGQGPAPERLRRVIHHAFHLAEAAPDRTRFLLLSQHESLPLVPRDQETPVDVICGIVADGIAEGSIVPADRDALSHIVIGAIVLNVQSQVYGRQTAPLSSLAGSITDAILTGMSKVGMSKIGAGQ, from the coding sequence ATGTCCATCGACGTTCGCCAGAAGGTCCGCGACGCCGCCATCGCGCAGTTCGCCCAGAAGGGGGTGAAAGCGACGACGGTGCGCGACATCGCCCGCGCCGCCGGAGTGTCGGAGGGGGCGCTCTACCGCCATTGGCCGAGCAAGGACGAGCTGGCGGGCGATCTGTTCGCGACGGAATACACGGCGATGTCGCAAAGCCTGCGCGACGCCGCCGGCCAGGGACCGGCGCCCGAGCGGCTGCGGCGGGTCATCCACCACGCCTTCCATCTGGCGGAGGCTGCCCCCGACCGCACCCGCTTCCTCCTGCTGTCGCAGCATGAATCGCTGCCCCTGGTGCCCAGGGACCAGGAAACGCCGGTCGACGTGATCTGCGGCATCGTCGCCGACGGCATCGCCGAGGGCAGCATCGTCCCGGCCGACCGCGACGCGCTGTCCCACATCGTCATCGGCGCCATCGTCCTGAATGTGCAGTCGCAGGTCTATGGCCGGCAGACGGCGCCGCTCTCCAGCCTCGCCGGCTCGATCACCGACGCGATCCTCACCGGAATGTCCAAGGTCGGCATGTCCAAAATCGGAGCCGGACAATGA
- a CDS encoding acyl-[ACP]--phospholipid O-acyltransferase, producing the protein MNAPALLASRRFLPLFLTQFLGAFGDNVLRGAIAVLAVYGVAGAGPLNGAMISTLAAGAFTLPFLLLSATAGQLADRHDRTLIARIVKLAEIGLMAVASWGIVAADLPVLIIALVGMGAHSTLFGPVKYGLLPDLLAPSELSAGNGLVEAGTFVAILLGTIAGGSLALLHAWAVPGLLAASALAGLAASLFIPRAGNADPAVRVGLNPLAVTARVLRSAAGDRASMRAIQGISVFWGVGAVVMAQFPSIARETLGTDSGGATLLLAVFAVGVAAGSLLAGLSHRTPSTADAGRAALAGLVAALAGAVLPLLTPAAPALVPLSPLALLAQPWALPLLADLFVIAAAGGAFAVPLYALIQHRAPTGTRARVIAAANVVNALFMVAGSAVAAAMLALGFSPLAVASLGGASMLAAVALALAVDAQALMRAVFRAVFKLAFRVEVRGAEHLSGLDGAAVVTPNHQSFLDGALLAAFLPGMRFAVDTHIAKHALVKPFLAVADHVTIDPTNPLGTRVLARALSEGDKVCVFPEGRITVTGSLMKINGGPGMLADKARCPVVPVSIEGAQRSLLSRMKGRLRLGLFPRITITVLPPVMPPDVGGLVGKKRRATLKSWLSRVMTESVFAARPRPETLMLALLDARTKTGAREEAVQDGDFSTLSYRALAARALVLGRILTEGTGADEAVGVLLPTASPTAAVFFGLAAHGRPAAMLNFTAGPEAVKAACRAAGVRRIVTSAQFIEKARLGALVEALAADHAIIHLEEVKRGLRLGDKLRALAALVMPERLLPPQGSGDDIAAILFTSGSEGPPKGVALSHGNLLANMAQVASVVDFTRQDVVFNCLPVFHSFGLTGGMLLPILNGVKTVLYPNPRHVRLIPELVYQTNATVLFGTDFFLNAWARSADPYDYRSLRLVFAGAERLQDETRRVYTERLRVHLLEGYGTTETAPVIAVNTPARFRPGSVGQALPGIETELVPVPGVDAGGRLRVRGPNVMKGYLHADRPGVIQPPADGWHDTGDIVEIDADGFIRIVGRVKRFAKVAGEMIPLGLVEELAALADPDAGHAAVALPDAKRGERILLVTTGATLTRDALAAAARTRGAPEIAIPRDILRIDAIPLLGTGKTDYPAVARFAAEAIAKEPA; encoded by the coding sequence ATGAACGCCCCCGCCCTTCTCGCCTCGCGGCGCTTCCTGCCGCTGTTCCTCACCCAGTTCCTCGGCGCCTTCGGCGACAATGTCCTGCGCGGCGCCATCGCCGTGCTGGCGGTCTATGGCGTGGCCGGTGCCGGCCCCCTGAACGGCGCGATGATCTCGACGCTGGCGGCGGGCGCCTTCACCCTGCCCTTCCTGCTGCTGTCGGCCACCGCCGGCCAGCTCGCCGACCGCCACGACCGCACGCTGATCGCCCGCATCGTCAAGCTGGCGGAGATCGGCCTGATGGCCGTCGCCTCCTGGGGCATCGTCGCCGCCGACCTGCCCGTCCTGATCATCGCCCTGGTCGGCATGGGCGCCCATTCGACGCTGTTCGGGCCGGTCAAATACGGCCTGCTGCCCGACCTGCTCGCCCCGTCGGAGCTGAGCGCCGGCAACGGGCTGGTCGAGGCCGGAACCTTCGTCGCCATCCTGCTGGGCACCATCGCCGGCGGCTCGCTCGCCCTGCTCCATGCCTGGGCGGTGCCGGGGCTGCTCGCCGCCTCGGCGCTGGCCGGGCTGGCCGCGTCGCTGTTCATCCCGCGCGCCGGCAACGCCGACCCGGCGGTGCGCGTCGGCCTCAATCCGCTGGCGGTGACGGCGCGGGTGCTGCGCTCGGCCGCCGGCGACCGGGCGTCGATGCGGGCGATCCAGGGCATCTCGGTATTCTGGGGCGTCGGCGCGGTGGTGATGGCGCAATTCCCCTCCATCGCCCGCGAGACTTTGGGCACCGACAGCGGCGGCGCCACCCTGCTGCTGGCGGTGTTCGCCGTCGGCGTGGCAGCCGGCTCGCTGCTCGCCGGCCTCAGCCACCGCACGCCGTCGACCGCCGACGCCGGCCGCGCCGCGCTCGCCGGTCTGGTCGCCGCCCTGGCCGGCGCCGTCCTGCCCCTGCTGACGCCGGCCGCCCCGGCTTTGGTACCGCTGTCGCCGCTGGCGCTGCTGGCCCAGCCCTGGGCGCTGCCACTGCTGGCCGACCTCTTCGTCATCGCCGCCGCCGGCGGCGCCTTCGCCGTGCCGCTCTATGCGTTGATCCAGCACCGGGCGCCGACGGGAACCCGCGCCCGCGTCATCGCCGCCGCCAACGTGGTCAACGCGCTCTTCATGGTCGCCGGCTCGGCCGTCGCCGCCGCGATGTTGGCGCTGGGCTTCTCTCCGCTGGCCGTCGCCTCCCTGGGCGGAGCCAGCATGCTGGCCGCCGTCGCCCTGGCGCTGGCCGTCGATGCCCAGGCTTTGATGCGCGCCGTCTTCCGCGCCGTCTTCAAGCTGGCTTTCCGGGTCGAGGTCCGCGGGGCCGAGCATCTGTCCGGCCTCGACGGCGCCGCCGTGGTGACGCCGAACCACCAGTCCTTCCTCGACGGCGCGCTGCTCGCCGCCTTCCTGCCGGGCATGCGCTTCGCCGTCGACACCCACATCGCCAAGCATGCCCTGGTCAAGCCGTTCCTGGCGGTCGCCGACCATGTCACCATCGACCCGACCAACCCGCTCGGCACCCGCGTGCTGGCCCGCGCGCTCTCCGAGGGCGACAAGGTCTGTGTCTTTCCGGAGGGGCGGATCACCGTCACCGGGTCGCTGATGAAGATCAACGGCGGCCCCGGCATGCTGGCCGACAAGGCGCGCTGCCCGGTGGTACCGGTCTCGATCGAGGGCGCCCAGCGCTCACTGCTGTCGCGCATGAAGGGCCGGCTGCGGCTCGGCCTGTTCCCGCGCATCACCATCACCGTGCTGCCGCCGGTCATGCCCCCGGATGTCGGCGGTCTGGTCGGCAAGAAGCGGCGCGCCACCCTGAAATCCTGGCTGTCGCGGGTGATGACCGAGAGCGTCTTCGCCGCCCGCCCGCGTCCGGAGACGCTGATGCTGGCCCTGCTCGACGCCCGGACCAAGACCGGCGCGCGGGAGGAGGCGGTCCAGGACGGCGACTTCTCCACCCTGTCCTACCGGGCGCTGGCGGCCCGCGCCCTGGTGCTCGGCCGCATCCTGACCGAGGGCACCGGGGCGGACGAGGCGGTCGGCGTGCTGCTGCCGACCGCCTCGCCGACGGCGGCGGTGTTCTTCGGCCTCGCCGCCCATGGCCGTCCGGCCGCGATGCTGAACTTCACCGCCGGCCCCGAGGCGGTGAAGGCCGCCTGCCGCGCCGCCGGGGTGCGCCGGATCGTCACCTCCGCCCAGTTCATCGAGAAGGCCCGGCTCGGCGCCCTGGTCGAGGCGCTGGCCGCCGACCACGCCATCATCCATCTGGAGGAGGTCAAGCGCGGCCTGCGGCTGGGCGACAAGCTGCGGGCGCTGGCGGCGCTGGTCATGCCGGAACGGCTGCTGCCGCCGCAGGGGAGCGGCGACGACATCGCCGCCATCCTCTTCACGTCGGGGTCGGAGGGGCCGCCGAAGGGCGTGGCGCTCAGCCACGGCAACCTGCTCGCCAACATGGCGCAGGTGGCGTCGGTGGTCGATTTCACCCGCCAGGACGTGGTGTTCAACTGCCTGCCCGTCTTCCACTCCTTCGGCCTGACCGGCGGCATGCTGCTGCCGATCCTGAACGGGGTGAAGACGGTGCTCTACCCCAACCCGCGCCATGTCCGGCTGATCCCGGAGCTGGTCTACCAGACCAACGCCACCGTGCTGTTCGGCACCGACTTCTTCCTGAACGCCTGGGCGCGCTCGGCCGATCCTTATGACTATCGTTCGCTGCGCCTCGTCTTCGCCGGGGCCGAGCGGCTTCAGGACGAGACCCGGCGCGTCTACACCGAACGGCTGCGCGTCCATCTGCTGGAGGGCTACGGCACCACCGAGACGGCGCCGGTGATCGCCGTCAACACCCCGGCCCGCTTCCGTCCCGGCAGCGTCGGACAGGCCCTGCCCGGCATCGAGACCGAGCTGGTGCCGGTGCCCGGCGTCGATGCCGGCGGGCGGCTGCGCGTGCGCGGGCCCAACGTGATGAAGGGGTACCTGCATGCCGACCGCCCCGGCGTGATCCAGCCGCCGGCCGATGGCTGGCACGACACCGGCGACATCGTCGAGATCGACGCCGACGGCTTCATCCGCATCGTCGGCCGGGTCAAGCGCTTCGCCAAGGTGGCGGGCGAGATGATCCCGCTCGGCCTCGTCGAGGAGCTCGCGGCGCTGGCCGATCCGGACGCCGGGCATGCCGCCGTCGCCCTGCCCGACGCCAAGCGCGGCGAACGCATCCTGCTGGTGACGACCGGTGCCACGCTGACCCGCGACGCGCTGGCCGCCGCCGCCCGGACCAGGGGAGCGCCCGAGATCGCCATTCCGCGCGACATCCTGCGCATCGACGCCATCCCGCTGCTGGGCACCGGCAAGACCGATTATCCGGCGGTGGCGCGGTTCGCCGCCGAAGCGATCGCCAAGGAGCCCGCATGA
- a CDS encoding CDP-alcohol phosphatidyltransferase family protein: MMETSTNTATPTGDRRPIATRSARWAQRLAAWLTTTPVTPNQISLLSAVWAMLGGALLLQGGGPAWIGAALCVQLRLVCNLLDGMVAVEGGKGSPAGALYNEIPDRVADTAFLVPLGYAAGLPWLGWAAALAAMMTAYVRTFGGALGLAQDFGGVMAKQRRMAALTVALLAQTVEHALWGTGYSLLAAVWIITAGSLLTVATRTLAIARRLEARS, translated from the coding sequence ATGATGGAGACCAGCACCAACACCGCCACGCCCACCGGAGACCGGCGCCCCATCGCCACCCGCTCGGCCCGCTGGGCGCAGCGGCTGGCGGCATGGCTGACCACGACGCCGGTGACGCCGAACCAGATCTCGCTCCTGTCGGCTGTGTGGGCCATGCTCGGCGGCGCCCTTCTGTTGCAGGGCGGCGGCCCGGCCTGGATCGGCGCCGCGCTCTGCGTCCAGCTCCGCCTCGTCTGCAACCTGCTCGACGGCATGGTCGCGGTGGAGGGCGGCAAGGGCTCGCCGGCCGGCGCGCTCTACAACGAGATCCCCGACCGCGTCGCCGACACCGCCTTCCTGGTGCCGCTGGGCTATGCCGCCGGCCTGCCCTGGCTCGGCTGGGCGGCGGCGCTGGCGGCGATGATGACCGCCTATGTCCGGACCTTCGGCGGCGCCCTTGGGCTGGCGCAGGATTTCGGCGGGGTGATGGCCAAGCAGCGCCGCATGGCCGCCCTCACCGTCGCCCTGCTCGCCCAGACGGTCGAGCATGCGCTGTGGGGGACGGGGTACAGCCTGCTGGCGGCGGTCTGGATCATCACGGCCGGCAGCCTGCTCACCGTCGCGACGCGCACGCTCGCCATCGCCCGCCGCCTGGAGGCCCGGTCATGA
- a CDS encoding lysophospholipid acyltransferase family protein produces the protein MRIPLLRPALLGLTRLLIGARASWEGGGAPTAEPDVPRLYFANHTSHLDTLAVMAALPAALRARTHPVAALDYWGGSALRRTVAVGCLNALLVDRTGKATAEVMDAMAAVLESGRSLILFPEGTRGDGTVAPFRSGLYHLAQRVPAAALVPVFIENLHRVMPKGMPLLVPLICTMRFGAPLERVGGEDKAAFLERARDALVSLSRPKPQSASQPDSQSTGQRTAR, from the coding sequence ATGAGGATCCCGCTTCTCCGCCCGGCCCTTCTGGGCCTCACCCGCCTGCTGATCGGCGCCCGCGCGAGCTGGGAGGGCGGCGGCGCCCCAACCGCCGAGCCCGACGTTCCGCGCCTCTATTTCGCCAACCACACCAGCCATCTCGACACGCTCGCCGTCATGGCGGCCTTGCCGGCGGCGCTGCGGGCGCGCACGCATCCGGTGGCGGCGCTCGATTATTGGGGCGGCTCGGCGCTGCGGCGGACGGTGGCGGTGGGTTGCCTGAACGCGCTGCTGGTCGACCGCACCGGCAAGGCGACGGCGGAGGTGATGGACGCGATGGCGGCGGTGCTGGAAAGCGGCCGGTCGCTGATCCTCTTCCCCGAGGGCACGCGCGGCGACGGCACCGTCGCCCCGTTCAGGAGCGGCCTCTACCACCTCGCCCAAAGGGTGCCGGCCGCCGCGCTGGTGCCCGTCTTCATCGAGAACCTGCACCGGGTGATGCCGAAGGGCATGCCGCTGCTGGTGCCGCTGATCTGCACCATGCGCTTCGGCGCCCCGCTGGAACGGGTCGGGGGCGAGGACAAGGCGGCGTTCCTGGAGCGGGCGCGTGACGCGCTGGTCTCCCTGTCCCGGCCCAAACCCCAATCCGCCTCCCAGCCCGATTCCCAGTCCACCGGCCAACGGACCGCCCGATGA
- a CDS encoding phosphatidate cytidylyltransferase encodes MDTVTSFLTTTEPLFLWLSGAALGLLVVATLIGAVLAHRVRTPAGHDAVRNLNARIRSWWVMVALFAAAMLLGGMVTLVLFALLSYLALREFITLTPTRRGDHAGLFLSFFVVVPLQYWLVGIGWYGLFSIFIPVYVFMALPSLAALGADTTDFLTRTAKAQWGVMLAVYCVSHAPALLWLDIPGHRLPGALLLLYLMTVAQLSDVFQYVFGKLWGRTRLSPGISPSKTVEGLVGGGLTAVAIGTGLHVITPFSPLQAAGMSLVIVTAGFFGGFVLSAMKRDLGVKDWGTMIEGHGGILDRLDSVVFSAPLFFHLTRYWFT; translated from the coding sequence ATGGACACCGTGACGAGCTTCCTCACCACCACCGAGCCGTTGTTCCTCTGGCTGTCGGGCGCCGCCCTCGGCCTGCTGGTCGTCGCCACCCTGATCGGCGCCGTCCTCGCCCACCGGGTGCGGACACCGGCCGGACATGACGCCGTGCGCAACCTCAACGCCCGCATCCGCTCCTGGTGGGTGATGGTGGCGCTGTTCGCCGCGGCGATGCTGCTGGGCGGCATGGTGACGCTGGTGCTGTTCGCCCTGCTCTCCTATCTGGCGCTGCGCGAGTTCATCACCCTGACGCCGACCCGGCGCGGCGACCATGCCGGGCTGTTCCTGTCCTTCTTCGTCGTCGTGCCGCTGCAATATTGGCTGGTCGGGATCGGCTGGTACGGGCTGTTCTCGATCTTCATCCCGGTCTACGTCTTCATGGCGCTGCCGTCGCTGGCGGCCCTGGGCGCCGACACCACCGACTTCCTCACCCGCACCGCCAAGGCGCAATGGGGGGTGATGCTGGCGGTCTACTGCGTCAGCCACGCGCCGGCCCTGCTGTGGCTCGACATCCCCGGCCACCGGCTGCCCGGCGCCCTGCTGCTGCTCTACCTGATGACGGTGGCGCAGTTGAGCGACGTCTTCCAGTATGTCTTCGGCAAGCTGTGGGGCAGGACCCGGCTGTCGCCCGGCATCAGCCCGTCCAAGACGGTGGAGGGGCTGGTCGGCGGCGGGCTGACCGCCGTCGCCATCGGCACCGGGCTGCACGTCATCACGCCCTTCTCGCCGCTCCAGGCGGCGGGCATGTCGCTGGTCATCGTGACGGCCGGCTTCTTCGGCGGCTTCGTCCTGTCGGCGATGAAGCGCGATCTCGGCGTCAAGGATTGGGGCACCATGATCGAGGGGCATGGCGGCATCCTCGACCGCCTGGATTCGGTGGTGTTCTCGGCGCCGCTGTTCTTCCACCTCACCCGCTACTGGTTCACCTGA
- a CDS encoding PepSY-associated TM helix domain-containing protein — MTPASLRGWRLVHRWTSLICSANLLILCVTGLILVFHHEIQTLMGENLDSSHAEGQARLPLRTLEDIARKADPALVPKMISFDDEDRAVSYIYLGKPEESGFDLGRWVVLNGFTGANQMLKLPEETLVGFLLKLHVDLFTGFAGQMFVGVMGLLFVVSTVSGLVVYGPFMKKLAFGILRFGRGPRIGSIDLHNLFGVATLVWAFVVGLTGAILSFSPLITGYWQKTELAALTARHPEPMTGEAVSIDRVAAAGLAAFPGKDIAFIAYPGNEYAGSRHFSVVVRGHTELTKRLLSVALVDAETGAVAETAGTPWYMTVLMLSGPFHFGDYGGLPLQIIWALFTIVTGVVTVTGFVVWLKRPRARREPAGRAAASAARRDAASAAGLGGGA, encoded by the coding sequence ATGACGCCTGCGAGCCTGCGGGGCTGGCGCCTCGTCCATCGCTGGACCAGCCTGATCTGTTCGGCCAACCTGCTGATCCTCTGCGTCACCGGGCTGATCCTGGTGTTCCACCATGAGATCCAGACTCTGATGGGGGAGAATCTCGACAGCAGCCATGCGGAGGGGCAGGCCCGCCTGCCCCTCCGGACGCTGGAGGACATCGCGCGGAAGGCCGATCCCGCCCTGGTGCCCAAGATGATCTCCTTCGATGACGAGGACAGGGCGGTCAGCTACATCTATCTGGGCAAGCCGGAGGAGAGCGGCTTCGATCTGGGGCGCTGGGTGGTGCTGAACGGCTTCACCGGCGCCAACCAGATGCTGAAGCTGCCGGAGGAGACGCTGGTCGGCTTCCTGTTGAAGCTGCATGTCGACCTGTTCACCGGCTTCGCCGGCCAGATGTTCGTCGGCGTCATGGGCCTGCTGTTCGTGGTCAGCACGGTCAGCGGGCTGGTCGTCTACGGCCCCTTCATGAAGAAGCTGGCCTTCGGCATCCTGCGCTTCGGCCGCGGCCCCCGCATCGGCAGCATCGACCTGCACAATCTGTTCGGCGTGGCGACGCTGGTCTGGGCCTTCGTCGTCGGGCTGACCGGCGCAATCCTGTCCTTCTCGCCGCTGATCACCGGTTATTGGCAGAAGACCGAGCTGGCGGCGCTGACCGCCCGCCATCCCGAGCCGATGACGGGCGAAGCGGTCTCCATCGACCGGGTGGCGGCGGCGGGGCTGGCGGCCTTTCCCGGCAAGGACATCGCCTTCATCGCCTATCCCGGCAACGAATATGCCGGCAGCCGCCATTTCAGCGTGGTGGTGCGCGGCCACACCGAACTGACCAAGCGGCTGCTCAGCGTCGCCCTGGTCGATGCCGAGACCGGCGCCGTCGCCGAGACGGCGGGCACCCCCTGGTACATGACGGTGCTGATGCTGTCGGGTCCCTTCCATTTCGGTGATTATGGCGGCCTGCCGTTGCAGATCATCTGGGCGCTGTTCACCATCGTCACCGGCGTCGTGACGGTGACCGGCTTCGTCGTCTGGCTGAAGCGGCCGAGGGCGCGGCGGGAACCGGCCGGGCGCGCCGCGGCGTCCGCCGCCAGACGGGATGCGGCGTCCGCCGCCGGGCTGGGGGGCGGGGCATGA